CAACGGCTTGAACCATGCTGATTTTCTGGAAAACCTGACTGTCCCCTGACGGCTCACCCGGTCTTCAGAGCATCCTCCACGGCCAGCAGGATCAGCTTGCTGCTGGTGGTGGCCCCGCTGATTGTCTCCACATCGGACCGCTGCTCCCTGACCACTCTTTCCAGTACGCCCTCGGACAGCCGGGTATATAATTTTTCGGAATGTCCCATCGATAGGCAGTAGTCATTTTTGCGGAGTACGCGAAGATGCAAAAGCCGATTACAATTAGGCGGACTCAAG
This DNA window, taken from Candidatus Glassbacteria bacterium, encodes the following:
- a CDS encoding FMN-binding protein, producing MGHSEKLYTRLSEGVLERVVREQRSDVETISGATTSSKLILLAVEDALKTG